Sequence from the Catenuloplanes indicus genome:
CCGGGTTTGGCGCGGTCGGCGGTGAGCGGCATGAGCCGCTTGCCCTCACCTCCGGCCAGCACGATGGCGAGAACTTTGGGCGTCATAACAGGACGTTATCCAGGTCGGGGGCGCTCCGCCAGCCGAGAACTCAATCTTTGATTAGGGTGCGATGGTGGGCACAGACAGGTTTAGAATCGACCTTCTCACGCGGGAGTTCCCGCCTGCCGTCTACGGCGGCGCCGGCGTGCACGTGGAATATCTGGCGGCCGCGCTGCGCGCGCTGACGCCGGTCCAGGTGCACTGTTTCGGCACGCCCCGTCCCGACGCGTCGGCCTACGCCGACCTGTCCGAACTGAAGGATGCGAACCCGGCGCTCCAGGTGCTCGGCGTCGACCTCGCGATCGCGGCCGGCGTCGCCGGCACGGACCTGGTGCACAGCCACACATGGTACGCGAACATGGCCGGTCATCTGGCCAAACTCCTGCACGGCGTGCCGCACGTGGCGACCACGCACAGCCTGGAACCGTTGCGCCCGTGGAAGGCCGAGCAGCTCGGCGGCGGCTATGCGCTGTCCTCCTGGGCGGAGCGCACCGCGCTGGAGGCGGCCGACGCGATCATCGCGGTCTCCGACGGCATGCGGCGCGACGTGCTGGCCGCCTATCCGGCGATCGACCCCGCGCGGGTACGGGTGGTGCACAACGGCATCGACACCGCGCAGTACGCGCCGGACCCGGAGACCGGCGTGCTGGAGCGGCTCGGCATCGCGACCGGCGTGCCGACGCTGACGTTCGTCGGCCGGATCACCCGGCAGAAGGGCCTGCCCTACCTGCTGCGCGCGGCCCGGCAGGTGGACCCGGCCGCGCAGCTGGTGTTCCTGGCCGGTGCGCCGGACACGCCGGAGATCGCGGCCGAGGTGTCCGCGCTCGTCGACGAGCTGCGCGCCACCCGGGACAACGTGGTCTGGATCCCGGAGATGGTGACCAAGCCGGAGGTCATCCAGGTCCTCACGCACAGCACGGTGTTCGTCTGCCCGTCGATCTACGAGCCGATGGGCATCGTCAACCTGGAGGCGATGGCCTGCGAGACCGCGGTGGTGGCGACCGCGACCGGCGGCATCCCGGAGGTGGTCGACGACGGCGTGACCGGCCTGCTGGTGCCGATCGCGCAGGTCTCGGACGGCAGCGGCACACCGGTCGACCCGGACCGCTTCGTGGCCGATCTGGCCGCCGCGATCAACTCGCTGATCGCCGACCCGGACCGGGCGCGGCGGATGGGCCTGGCCGGCCGGCAGCGCGCGGTCGACCACTTCTCCTGGCCTGCGATCGCCGAGGCCACGATGGAGGTCTACCGCTCGGTGCTCTGATGTCGATCTATGGACTGGCATAGGATCGGGCGCATGACGACGCTACGGGGGACGTTGCGAAAGCTCCTGGTGGTCACGGCGGCGCTGGTCGTCGTCGTGACCACGGCCGGCGCGGGTGCGGGCCGGCAACTGCTCTTCTACAACCACGCGTGGGCCAACGTCGACCGCGTGACGGCCGACGCGATCGCGGACTCGGCGTACCTGCGTGAGTTCGCGAACTTCCAGATCCGTTCCGCGACCGGCGCCGGCGGCGTGACCTGGACCGGGCGCTACCTGATCGGCCGGGAGACCTACCTGGAGCTGTTCGGCGTCGGTGACCTGCCGGGGCAGGACGGGCAGCCGGGTGCGGCCGGGCTCGGCGTGTCCGCCGAGCGGGAGGGCGACCTGGCGACCGTGATCGCCCGGCTGACCGACCCGATCGAGTTCACCCAGACCCGCGACTTCGGCGACGGCGTGCCGGTGCCGTGGTTCGACGCGGTGTTCACCACGACCACGTACGACGCGTTCGGCGCCTGGGGCATGGAGTACCGGCCGGAGTACCTGGCCGACCCGCGGGCGAACGTGGAGCCGGCCGCGTTCCCCGGCGACGTCGGGCGCGAGCGCTACCTGAACGACGGTTACGCGGACAAGCTGATGCGGGACGTCACCGAGGTCCACCTCGCGGTGACCGCGACCGACCTGGCCGCGACGCTGCCGCTGCTGCGGGCCGGCGGGTTCGCGGTGCGGGAGCTGCCGGCCGGTGCGGTGGTCACCCGCGGTGGGACCACGCTCCGGTTCGACGCGGTGGCGCGGGCCGACGCGGGGCTGCGCGAGGTCGAGTTCGCGCTCAACCGGCCGGCGGCCCGGCACGTGGAGCAGATCGGCACCTCCACGCTGACGGTCGGTCCGGGCAAGCACGCGGTCTGGACGTTCTAGACACGTCGCCGCCACGTCGAAGGCGAAGAGCCGTCAAGCGATTTCCCGCTTCCGGCGTGGTGCGGCCCGCATGCTCCCGCGGGCCCCGGTCGGCCGCGGGCGGCCTCCCTGCCGGTTTCGCGGTGGCCGGAAGACCTGGGGCCGGTGTCGAAGTGGGATGCCGGGCTTCGATACCGGCTCTAGCCGGTGGCGCCGCCGGCCGGGTAGTGGCCGGCGGCGGCGCGCAGTTCGGCGGCGATCCGCTCGCGCAACCGCGGCGGGCCGAGCACCTCGACGGCCGCGCCCAGGCCGAGCAGCGCGGTGAACGCCCACTCGACGCTCTCGTACGGGACGGTGACCTCGACGGGATCGGCGGCGATCGTGGCCGGCAGCCGGTCGTGGCCGTGCACCGGCAGCGTCTCCCGGAGGCGGCCGAGCGCGTGTGCGGCGATCCGGAGCGTGACCTCGACCGCGGTCCGTTCGCGTTCCAGCTCCGCCCGCGCGGCCGTCCAGGTCTCGGCCAGGTCGAAGTCGTGCGGGCGGCGTACCGGTGCGGGCAGCTCGTCCACGGACCGGACCCGGGACACCCGGTAGGTGCGGCGCGCGCCGTCGCGCAGCGCGACCAGGTACCAGACGCCGGCCGCGAGGACCAGGCCGAGCGGGTCGATCTCGCGGGTCGCGGTCTCGCCGGAACGCACGGTGTAGACGATCCGGGCGCGGCGGTCCGACCAGACGGCGCGGGCCAGCGCGGACAGGCACGGCACCGGCTCCGGCGTGCCGAAGAACCGCACCGGGTCGAGGTGGAACCGGGCCGCGGTGCTCATCGCGCGGTCCCGGGCCGCACCGGTCAGCCCGGCCCACAGCTTCACCCGCGCGCCTTCCAGCAACGACCCGAGGCCGAGGTCGTCCGCCGGGCCGGCCAGGCCGAGGAACGCCAGCGCGCCCGCCTCGTCCAGCCCCATGCCGGTCAGCCGGGTCCGGTAGCCGCCGTCCAGCCGGTAGCCACCGGCCGGGCCGCGCGTCGACCGGATCGGCACACCGGACGCGGCCAGCGCCTCCGCGTCCCGCTGCACGGTGCGCTCGCTGACCTCCAGCAGCCGGGCCAGCTCCGCGCCGGTGGCCTGACCGCGCACCTGGAGGTGCAGCAGGAGTGACATCATCCGGGACGCGCGCACACCGGGACGCTATCCCGACATGCGTTGTCGGGATAACCGTGCAGGATGGTACGCATGACCGAGATCGTGCTGTTCCACCATGTTCACGGCCTGACCGACGGCGTGCGGGCGCTCGCCGCCCGCTTCGAGGCCGCCGGCCACACCGTGCACCTGCCCGACCTGTTCGAGGGCCGGACGTTCCCGACCCTGGAGCAGGGCCTCGCCTACGCGCAGGAGGTCGGCTTCTCCCGGATCGCCGAGCGGGGCCGGGTGGCCGCGGACGCGCTGCCCGAGGACGTGGTCTACGCCGGCATCTCGCTCGGCGTGTCGCCCGCGCAGATGCTCGCCCAGACCCGGCCCCGTGCCCGCGGCGCGCTGCTGCTGGAGGGCTGCCTGCCGCACGGCGAGTTCGGCCCGTGGCCGCGCGGCGTGCCGGTCCAGGTGCACGGCATGGCCGACGACCCGATCTTCGCGGCCGAGGGAGACCTGGACGCGGCCCGCGCGCTGGTCAAGGAGGCCGACGACGGCGAGGTCTTCACGTATCCGGGCAGCGTCCACCTGTTCACCGACGAGGGCCTGCCCGGGTACGACGCGGACGCGACCGCGCAGGTCGTGGCGCGCGCACTGACCATGATCGGGAGACACTGATCTTCTCGGCGCGCGGATCGGGCCGGTCTGGTCTAGGTTTGCAGAGTGACCGGACGGTTCTCCATCGAAGAGGTCGCCCCCACCGTGGACGGGGGCCGTTATCCGGCGAAGGCGGTCGTCGGTGAGCTGATGCCGGTGACGGTGACGGCGTACCGGGAGGGCCACCACGCGCTCGGCGTCAACGTCGTGTGGCAGGGGCCGGACGGCACCGACCGGCCGTTCACGCGACTGCGCCCGCTCGGCGTCGGGCTGGACCGCTGGGAGGCGTTCGTCCGGCCCGACGAGCCGGGGGAGTGGACGTTCCGGATCGAGGCGTTCGACGATCCGTACCTCACCTGGCACAACGCGGTCACGAAGAAGCTCGCGGCCGGGCAGGGCCTCGCCGACCTGGCCAACGACCTGGCCGAGGGCGCTTCGCTGCTGACCGAGGCCGCGCGGAGCCTGCCGCTCAACGCGGAGAGCCGGGCCGGCATCCAGCTGACCGACCGGGGGTACGCGTACGGCCGCGGCTCCGTGATCACCGAGTCCGGCGAGATCCCCGAGGCCGCGATGCCCACGCCACGGGCGGAGCGGGCCCGGATCTTCGCGGCGGCCGAGGCGCTGCGCGACGAGGAGCTGTCCCTGGTCGAGCGGACCACGCCGGCGCTGCAGCTGGAGGACCTGCTGTGGGACAAGCCGATCCGCCGCTACCCGACCGCCTCCGACACGTACCGTGTCTGGGTCGATCGCCGTAAGGCGCTCTTCAGCTCGTGGTACGAGTTCTTCCCCCGCTCCGAGGGCGCGGTGCTGCCGCATCAGTCCGGCACGTTCCAGACCGCGGCGAAGCGGCTGCCCGCGGTCGCCGAGATGGGCTTCGACGTGCTCTACCTGCCACCGATCCACCCGATCGGCCGCACCTGGCGCAAGGGCCGCAACAACTCGCTGATGGCGCGCGCGGAGGACGTCGGCTCGCCGTGGGCGATCGGCGCGGACGAGGGCGGCCACGACGCCATCCACCCGGACCTGGGTACCGCGTCCGACTTCCGGGAGTTCGTCGCCGCGGCGAACGAGCTGGGCGTCGAGGTCGCGATGGACCTGGCGTTGCAGTGCTCGCCGGACCACCCGTGGGTCACCGAGCACCCGGAGTGGTTCACCCACCGCGCGGACGGCACGATCGCGTACGCGGAGAACCCGCCGAAGAAGTACCAGGACATCTACCCGCTCAACTTCGACAACGACCCGGAGGGCATCCGCGCGGAGATGCTGCGGATCGTCCGGCACTGGATGGGCGAGGGCATCCGCGCGTTCCGGGTGGACAACCCGCACACCAAGCCGCTGGACTTCTGGCACTGGCTGATCGGCGAGGTGAAGAAGACCGACCCGGACGTGATCTTCCTGGCCGAGGCGTTCACCCGGCCGGCCGTCATGCACGGGCTCGGCAAGATCGGCTTCACCCAGTCGTACACGTACTTCACCTGGCGGACCAGCGCGGACGAGATGCGGGATTACTGCCAGGAGCTGGTCGCGTCCGCGCACTACATGACGCCGAACTTCTGGCCGAACACGCCGGACATCCTGCACGAGACGCTGCAGCACGGCGGGCCGCCGATGTTCAAGATCCGCGCGGTGCTGGCGAGCATGCTGTCGCCGTCGTGGGGGCTCTACAGCGGGTACGAGCTGTTCGAGCACGAGCCGCGGCCGGGTGCGGAGGAGTATCTCGACAACGAGAAGTTCGAGCTGCGGCCGCGTGACTGGGAGCGGGCGGAGATCGAGGGACGCTCGCTGAAGGGCTTCCTGACGAGGCTGAACGAGATCCGGAAGCAGAACCCGGCACTGCACTGGCTGCGGAACCTGCGATTCCAAAACTCCGACAATCCGGGCATACTGGTGTGGTCGAAGAAGGATCCGGACTCGGCGAACACGATCCTGGTCGCCTGCTCGTTCGACGCGACCGCGGTGCAGTGGTCGACCGTCGACCTGGACATGCCGTCGCTGGGACTGGACTGGGGGGACCGGATCAGGGTGCACGACCTGCTCAGCGGCGCCAACTACGTGTGGGGCGCGTCCGGCAACGCGGTCCGGCTGGACCCGATCTTCAGCCCCGCCCACATCTTCACCGTCGAGCGGATCGGAGCGTGAGTGCCATGGACCGGGTGATCACCGGTAACGCCCACGACCCGCACGCGGTGCTGGGTGCACATCCCGGTGCGGACGGGACCGTCGTCCGCGCGTTGCGACGGCATGCCACCGACGTCTCGGTCATCTCGCCCGACGGCACGAAATATCCGGCGAAGAAGGTGCACCCGGACGGCATCT
This genomic interval carries:
- a CDS encoding DUF5829 family protein encodes the protein MTTLRGTLRKLLVVTAALVVVVTTAGAGAGRQLLFYNHAWANVDRVTADAIADSAYLREFANFQIRSATGAGGVTWTGRYLIGRETYLELFGVGDLPGQDGQPGAAGLGVSAEREGDLATVIARLTDPIEFTQTRDFGDGVPVPWFDAVFTTTTYDAFGAWGMEYRPEYLADPRANVEPAAFPGDVGRERYLNDGYADKLMRDVTEVHLAVTATDLAATLPLLRAGGFAVRELPAGAVVTRGGTTLRFDAVARADAGLREVEFALNRPAARHVEQIGTSTLTVGPGKHAVWTF
- a CDS encoding dienelactone hydrolase family protein, with translation MTEIVLFHHVHGLTDGVRALAARFEAAGHTVHLPDLFEGRTFPTLEQGLAYAQEVGFSRIAERGRVAADALPEDVVYAGISLGVSPAQMLAQTRPRARGALLLEGCLPHGEFGPWPRGVPVQVHGMADDPIFAAEGDLDAARALVKEADDGEVFTYPGSVHLFTDEGLPGYDADATAQVVARALTMIGRH
- a CDS encoding alpha-1,4-glucan--maltose-1-phosphate maltosyltransferase — encoded protein: MTGRFSIEEVAPTVDGGRYPAKAVVGELMPVTVTAYREGHHALGVNVVWQGPDGTDRPFTRLRPLGVGLDRWEAFVRPDEPGEWTFRIEAFDDPYLTWHNAVTKKLAAGQGLADLANDLAEGASLLTEAARSLPLNAESRAGIQLTDRGYAYGRGSVITESGEIPEAAMPTPRAERARIFAAAEALRDEELSLVERTTPALQLEDLLWDKPIRRYPTASDTYRVWVDRRKALFSSWYEFFPRSEGAVLPHQSGTFQTAAKRLPAVAEMGFDVLYLPPIHPIGRTWRKGRNNSLMARAEDVGSPWAIGADEGGHDAIHPDLGTASDFREFVAAANELGVEVAMDLALQCSPDHPWVTEHPEWFTHRADGTIAYAENPPKKYQDIYPLNFDNDPEGIRAEMLRIVRHWMGEGIRAFRVDNPHTKPLDFWHWLIGEVKKTDPDVIFLAEAFTRPAVMHGLGKIGFTQSYTYFTWRTSADEMRDYCQELVASAHYMTPNFWPNTPDILHETLQHGGPPMFKIRAVLASMLSPSWGLYSGYELFEHEPRPGAEEYLDNEKFELRPRDWERAEIEGRSLKGFLTRLNEIRKQNPALHWLRNLRFQNSDNPGILVWSKKDPDSANTILVACSFDATAVQWSTVDLDMPSLGLDWGDRIRVHDLLSGANYVWGASGNAVRLDPIFSPAHIFTVERIGA
- a CDS encoding helix-turn-helix transcriptional regulator, with translation MRASRMMSLLLHLQVRGQATGAELARLLEVSERTVQRDAEALAASGVPIRSTRGPAGGYRLDGGYRTRLTGMGLDEAGALAFLGLAGPADDLGLGSLLEGARVKLWAGLTGAARDRAMSTAARFHLDPVRFFGTPEPVPCLSALARAVWSDRRARIVYTVRSGETATREIDPLGLVLAAGVWYLVALRDGARRTYRVSRVRSVDELPAPVRRPHDFDLAETWTAARAELERERTAVEVTLRIAAHALGRLRETLPVHGHDRLPATIAADPVEVTVPYESVEWAFTALLGLGAAVEVLGPPRLRERIAAELRAAAGHYPAGGATG
- the glgA gene encoding glycogen synthase, with product MGTDRFRIDLLTREFPPAVYGGAGVHVEYLAAALRALTPVQVHCFGTPRPDASAYADLSELKDANPALQVLGVDLAIAAGVAGTDLVHSHTWYANMAGHLAKLLHGVPHVATTHSLEPLRPWKAEQLGGGYALSSWAERTALEAADAIIAVSDGMRRDVLAAYPAIDPARVRVVHNGIDTAQYAPDPETGVLERLGIATGVPTLTFVGRITRQKGLPYLLRAARQVDPAAQLVFLAGAPDTPEIAAEVSALVDELRATRDNVVWIPEMVTKPEVIQVLTHSTVFVCPSIYEPMGIVNLEAMACETAVVATATGGIPEVVDDGVTGLLVPIAQVSDGSGTPVDPDRFVADLAAAINSLIADPDRARRMGLAGRQRAVDHFSWPAIAEATMEVYRSVL